Proteins from a single region of Hordeum vulgare subsp. vulgare chromosome 6H, MorexV3_pseudomolecules_assembly, whole genome shotgun sequence:
- the LOC123402850 gene encoding VAN3-binding protein-like, translated as MEGYLLGRTKRRDHLLLMDSAGGAVQPPQTPVEPMEFLSRSWSVSASDLSKVLAVGGGRRSSNFVVDRLSGMLMPETLALAAASGTNSPKKRPCRSRSAISGHHHAIGRWFHHKDGGSRVDKARAERARVHAAVSVASVAAAVAALASGAANPEDAEDAKMDAALASATQLLASHCIEFAELAGADHDQVASAVEGAVDVRSPGDLMTLTAAAATALRGATALRQREQREARSKAAVAPFEKAGSCGTDIWCKEGTLLKRSRKGALRWKRVSVYINKRSQVIVKLKSKHIGGAFSKKKRSVVYGVHDDMPAWPPGHESCGMPDSSAAAPEKRHFGLRTAQGLVEFECESRVHKQEWVESVKNLLRQAAGGTAQLEHSFQSLRLSAS; from the exons ATGGAAGGGTACCTGCTGGGGAGGACCAAGAGGAGGGATCACCTGCTGCTCATGGACAGCGCCGGCGGCGCAGTGCAGCCGCCGCAGACGCCGGTGGAGCCCATGGAGTTCCTGTCGCGGTCGTGGAGCGTCTCCGCGTCGGACCTGTCCAAGGTGCTGGCGGTTGGCGGCGGGAGGCGGAGCTCCAACTTCGTCGTCGACCGCCTCTCCGGGATGCTCATGCCGGAGACGCTCGCGCTCGCCGCCGCCTCCGGCACCAACAGCCCCAAAAAGCGT CCTTGCAGGAGCAGGAGCGCCATCTCTGGGCACCACCACGCGATCGGAAGGTGGTTCCATCACAAGGACGGTGGCAGCAGGGTGGACAAGGCCCGTGCCGAGCGGGCGCGCGTCCATGCGGCGGTCTCCGTGGCCAGCGTGGCCGCCGCGGTCGCTGCCCTCGCGTCGGGAGCCGCGAACCCGGAGGACGCAGAGGACGCCAAGATGGACGCAGCGCTGGCATCCGCCACGCAGCTTCTGGCCTCGCACTGCATCGAGTTTGCCGAGCTCGCCGGGGCAGACCACGACCAGGTGGCCTCCGCCGTAGAGGGCGCCGTCGACGTCCGGAGCCCCGGCGACCTCATGACCCTTACCGCCGCCGCTGCCACAG CTCTACGAGGAGCCACGGCGCTGAGGCAGAGAGAGCAGCGGGAGGCGAGGAGCAAAGCGGCGGTGGCGCCCTTCGAGAAGGCCGGCAGCTGCGGCACGGACATATGGTGCAAGGAAGGGACGCTGCTCAAGCGCAGCCGGAAAGGCGCTCTGCGCTGGAAGCGCGTGTCCGTGTACATCAACAAGAGGTCGCAGGTGATCGTCAAGCTCAAGAGCAAGCACATCGGCGGCGCCTTCTCCAAGAAGAAGAGGAGCGTCGTGTACGGCGTCCATGACGACATGCCGGCGTGGCCTCCGGGGCATGAGTCCTGTGGCATGCCGGACTCTTCTGCGGCGGCGCCCGAGAAGCGACACTTCGGGCTGAGAACGGCGCAGGGCCTGGTCGAGTTCGAGTGCGAGAGCAGGGTGCATAAGCAGGAGTGGGTGGAGTCGGTGAAGAATCTGCTCCGGCAGGCAGCCGGCGGGACTGCTCAGCTCGAGCATTCCTTCCAGTCGCTCAGGCTTAGCGCCTCATAA
- the LOC123402410 gene encoding probable aquaporin TIP2-1, with amino-acid sequence MVKLAFGSCGDSFSATSIRAYVAEFIATLLFVFAGVGSAIAYGKLTEDGALDPAGLVAIAIAHAFALFVGVAIAANISGGHLNPAVTFGLAVGGHITILTGIFYWVAQLLGSAAACFLLKFVTHGKAIPTHAVAAGMNEFEGVVMEIVITFALVYTVYATAADPKKGSLGTIAPIAIGFIVGANILAAGPFSGGSMNPARSFGPAVAAGNFAGNWVYWVGPLIGGGLAGFVYGDVFIASYQPVADQDYA; translated from the exons ATGGTGAAGCTCGCATTCGGGAGCTGCGGTGACTCCTTCAGCGCCACGTCCATCAGGGCGTACGTGGCGGAGTTCATCGCCACCCTCCTCTTCGTGTTCGCCGGCGTTGGGTCCGCCATTGCCTATG GCAAACTCACCGAGGACGGCGCCCTCGACCCGGCTGGCCTTGTGGCGATCGCGATCGCCCACGCCTTCGCCCTCTTCGTCGGTGTCGCAATCGCCGCCAACATCTCCGGCGGCCACCTCAACCCCGCCGTGACCTTCGGCCTTGCCGTCGGCGGCCACATCaccatcctcaccgggatcttctACTGGGTGGCCCAGCTGCTCGGTTCTGCCGCCGCCTGCTTCCTCCTCAAGTTCGTCACCCACGGAAAG GCCATCCCGACGCACGCTGTGGCGGCCGGCATGAACGAGTTCGAGGGCGTGGTGATGGAGATCGTCATCACCTTCGCGCTGGTGTACACGGTGTACGCCACGGCGGCGGACCCCAAGAAGGGGTCCCTCGGCACCATCGCGCCCATCGCGATCGGTTTCATCGTCGGCGCCAACATCCTCGCCGCCGGCCCCTTCAGCGGGGGCTCCATGAACCCCGCCCGCTCCTTCGGCCCGGCCGTCGCCGCCGGCAACTTCGCTGGCAACTGGGTCTACTGGGTCGGGCCGCTCATCGGAGGTGGCCTCGCCGGGTTCGTGTACGGCGACGTGTTCATCGCGTCCTACCAGCCAGTCGCCGACCAGGACTACGCGTGA